A genomic segment from Kyrpidia tusciae DSM 2912 encodes:
- a CDS encoding spore coat protein CotJB: protein MKPPVSEEYYQWLEQLQTVDFVLMELHLYLDTHPGDAQALQQYRAWNERRKAIAAGFESRFGPLTAGGVGRSAHHWEWVESPWPWQV, encoded by the coding sequence ATGAAACCACCCGTATCCGAAGAGTATTACCAGTGGCTGGAACAGCTGCAAACGGTCGATTTTGTGTTGATGGAGTTGCATTTGTACCTGGACACCCACCCGGGGGACGCCCAAGCGCTCCAACAGTACCGAGCGTGGAACGAGCGCCGGAAAGCCATCGCGGCCGGGTTCGAGTCCCGGTTCGGACCCTTGACCGCCGGGGGCGTCGGGCGGTCCGCCCATCATTGGGAATGGGTGGAAAGTCCTTGGCCCTGGCAAGTTTAA
- a CDS encoding spore germination protein gives MRPINADLDRVVEEVNQTLGVGVSFDVLYRPIDFSGMRLAVYGLNGFFQSLFVFDIVKAVERVAQRLAENKVHGAKVKALGDAIYAELPFVQVDRTKDLEKALINIMSGPIAIFVDGQSEAILVDTRLYPARNPDDPAVERVVRGPRDGYTETLVTNVALTRRRLRDPGLRFELHQVGQRSKTDVCLVYINDIVNPDLLAAVRKKIQGIQVDGIPMAEQSIEEFLIDNKWNPYPMARYTERPDVVATHLLQGYMAIFVDTSPEVIILPTTFVDHVQHPEDYHQTPLSGTYMRWILLLSVILSVLLPPVWLALIQFAPSMPALHWVVPHKESSIPIWMQMIFAEVGMDILRRAVINTPMTLGNALGIVAGVIFGQTAVTVGLYSAEVMVFMAVTFVASFATSSPELAAANRLVRMMLLILTTLIGPWGCVVGILGWFALLGRSRSFGVPYFWPILPFHFYGFKQMLVREPLPDIKTRISAVHPVDPDKRTG, from the coding sequence GTGCGGCCGATCAATGCCGATTTGGACCGCGTTGTAGAGGAAGTGAACCAAACTCTCGGCGTGGGTGTAAGTTTTGACGTCCTGTACCGGCCCATCGATTTCTCTGGTATGCGCCTGGCCGTGTACGGCTTAAACGGATTTTTCCAGAGTTTATTCGTGTTTGACATCGTCAAGGCGGTGGAAAGGGTCGCCCAACGGCTGGCGGAAAACAAAGTACACGGAGCCAAGGTCAAGGCCCTGGGAGATGCGATCTATGCTGAACTGCCTTTTGTTCAGGTCGATCGGACCAAGGACCTCGAAAAGGCTTTGATCAACATCATGTCAGGGCCCATCGCCATTTTTGTCGATGGGCAATCCGAGGCCATCCTGGTGGACACCCGCCTCTATCCGGCGCGAAACCCGGATGATCCCGCCGTGGAGCGGGTGGTTCGAGGCCCGCGGGACGGATATACCGAAACCCTGGTCACGAACGTGGCCTTGACGCGCAGGCGGTTACGGGACCCCGGGCTGCGCTTCGAGTTGCATCAGGTGGGACAGCGCTCGAAGACGGATGTGTGTTTGGTTTACATCAACGACATCGTGAATCCGGATCTGTTGGCCGCGGTTCGGAAGAAAATCCAAGGGATCCAGGTGGATGGGATCCCGATGGCGGAACAGTCGATCGAAGAGTTTCTCATTGACAACAAATGGAACCCCTATCCCATGGCCAGGTATACCGAGCGGCCGGATGTGGTGGCGACCCATCTGTTACAGGGATATATGGCCATCTTTGTGGACACGTCTCCGGAGGTGATCATTCTTCCCACCACCTTCGTGGACCACGTGCAGCACCCGGAGGATTACCATCAGACTCCCCTCAGCGGCACATATATGCGATGGATTTTGCTGTTGAGCGTTATTTTGTCGGTGCTCCTCCCTCCGGTGTGGCTGGCCTTGATCCAATTCGCCCCATCGATGCCGGCGCTTCATTGGGTGGTGCCCCATAAGGAGAGTTCTATTCCGATCTGGATGCAAATGATCTTTGCTGAGGTGGGTATGGATATTCTTCGTCGGGCAGTGATCAATACCCCGATGACACTGGGCAACGCCCTCGGCATCGTGGCCGGCGTCATTTTTGGTCAAACCGCCGTGACCGTAGGGCTTTACAGCGCCGAAGTCATGGTGTTTATGGCCGTCACCTTTGTGGCATCTTTTGCGACCTCCAGCCCCGAGCTCGCCGCCGCCAACCGATTGGTCCGAATGATGCTCCTCATCCTGACCACACTCATCGGTCCGTGGGGGTGCGTCGTGGGCATCCTCGGTTGGTTCGCGCTTCTCGGGAGGAGCCGATCCTTTGGAGTCCCGTACTTTTGGCCGATCCTGCCCTTTCATTTTTACGGATTCAAACAAATGCTCGTCCGGGAGCCCTTGCCAGACATTAAGACGCGGATTTCGGCTGTACACCCCGTGGACCCCGATAAGCGGACGGGATGA
- a CDS encoding response regulator transcription factor, producing the protein MEAMLLLVDDEPRVLDVMATFLQGEGFRIVTAQTGREALEVFQKHQPDLVVLDWMLPEMSGLDVCRELRRMGSVGIIMVTARTEEADKIVGLEVGADDYITKPFSLRELAARIRSVLRRTQGGGDEPSVLRRGDLTIDETKFRVWKGDQEIVLTPTEFKILVTLASRPGTVYSRLQLLQSALGETYLNYERTVDTHVSHLRKKIEDDPAEPRYIQTVYGVGYRFGERL; encoded by the coding sequence ATGGAAGCGATGCTCTTGCTGGTGGACGATGAACCGCGGGTCCTGGACGTCATGGCGACGTTCCTGCAGGGGGAGGGGTTCCGAATCGTTACCGCCCAAACCGGCCGGGAGGCTTTGGAGGTTTTTCAAAAACATCAGCCCGACCTTGTGGTCCTGGACTGGATGTTGCCCGAGATGAGCGGACTCGATGTCTGTCGGGAGCTGCGCCGGATGGGCAGCGTGGGCATCATCATGGTGACGGCCCGGACGGAAGAGGCGGATAAGATCGTCGGCCTTGAGGTGGGAGCCGATGATTACATCACCAAACCCTTCAGCCTGCGGGAATTGGCTGCCCGAATTCGCTCGGTGTTGCGGCGCACCCAGGGGGGCGGGGATGAGCCTTCGGTGCTGCGCCGGGGTGATTTGACGATCGACGAGACGAAATTCCGGGTGTGGAAAGGGGATCAGGAGATCGTTCTCACCCCGACGGAGTTCAAAATTCTCGTGACCCTCGCTTCCAGGCCGGGAACGGTTTACAGCCGTTTGCAACTGTTACAAAGCGCCCTGGGGGAGACTTACCTCAACTACGAGCGAACGGTGGATACTCATGTCAGCCATTTGAGGAAAAAAATTGAAGATGATCCCGCGGAACCGCGCTATATTCAAACGGTATATGGGGTCGGATACCGATTCGGTGAGCGCCTGTGA
- a CDS encoding spore coat associated protein CotJA, whose amino-acid sequence MFTQQKVYYPYVSPHDPCAPIRQKFYQTPPELYLGFQPPGLPQYPAREALRRGTLWPALYSPYGEPHRGDHS is encoded by the coding sequence GTGTTCACCCAACAAAAAGTGTACTACCCTTATGTGAGTCCCCACGATCCTTGTGCACCCATCCGACAAAAATTCTACCAAACGCCTCCAGAGTTGTACTTGGGATTTCAGCCACCGGGTTTGCCCCAGTACCCGGCCCGGGAAGCCTTGCGCCGGGGGACCCTTTGGCCGGCGTTATACAGCCCGTACGGGGAACCCCATCGGGGGGATCACTCATGA
- a CDS encoding SGNH/GDSL hydrolase family protein, translated as MNAKPLYYIALGDSITAGKGVPEGAAYPSVLFRHLRHSSECRLENLAISGLTSGELLTLVRNRFAQRLAPANCITLSIGGNDLLRRLITGHSNPYSYVRAVRQLWTTAAALMAEIRRHAPSARVFVLGFYNPYPASWWGFRTAEWLIRRLNREYAARVAGPRVEFINLQEILPGASRGWLCDGVHPSVAGHSRIAGALFDAYRRTLPKESGSGRLIPSAYRGPRGVQPKSAS; from the coding sequence ATGAACGCCAAACCCCTCTATTACATCGCCTTGGGAGATTCCATCACCGCAGGCAAAGGCGTACCTGAGGGAGCGGCTTATCCCAGCGTATTGTTTCGCCACCTGCGCCACAGTTCGGAGTGCCGCCTGGAAAATCTGGCCATCTCCGGGCTGACCAGCGGCGAGTTGCTCACTTTGGTGAGAAACCGATTCGCCCAGCGGCTGGCGCCGGCCAACTGTATCACCCTGTCCATTGGCGGTAATGACCTCCTGCGGCGGCTCATCACCGGTCACAGTAATCCCTACAGCTATGTGCGAGCGGTCCGGCAGCTCTGGACCACCGCCGCTGCCCTCATGGCGGAGATCCGGCGGCACGCCCCTTCCGCCCGAGTATTTGTTCTCGGCTTTTATAATCCTTATCCGGCGTCTTGGTGGGGCTTTCGCACAGCGGAGTGGCTGATCCGGCGCCTGAACCGCGAGTACGCCGCCCGGGTCGCCGGACCGCGCGTGGAGTTTATCAACCTTCAGGAGATCCTGCCCGGGGCCTCGCGGGGGTGGCTGTGCGACGGCGTTCATCCCTCGGTGGCCGGACACAGCCGAATCGCCGGAGCACTCTTTGACGCCTACCGAAGGACTTTGCCTAAAGAGTCGGGTTCTGGTCGTCTCATCCCGTCCGCTTATCGGGGTCCACGGGGTGTACAGCCGAAATCCGCGTCTTAA
- a CDS encoding deoxyribonuclease IV has product MKIGANVSIAKTGLLAAVEESIGYRATSLMIYTRSNRGGRAKPIEQFHRDEAWALMKEHGIGDPVVHAPYLINLASPKDDTWEYGIGLLREDIDRTAYLQIPWIVFHPGSHTGAGIEYGIERIATGLNRILDEAAEGPMVLLETMAGDGSKVGSRFEEIAEIIHRVDRSDRLGVCGDTCHWYSAGYDIVEDFDKVLYTFDDVIGIERLKVFHINDSKNPFDSRKDRHANIGYGSIGAEVLRRICHHEVLRDLPLILETPEGHYGEEIAYLRGETDTLPQID; this is encoded by the coding sequence ATGAAAATCGGGGCCAATGTGTCCATTGCAAAAACGGGTCTGCTGGCAGCGGTGGAGGAGTCTATCGGATACCGAGCCACTTCCCTCATGATTTACACCCGCTCCAATCGGGGGGGCCGGGCTAAACCCATCGAACAATTTCATCGGGATGAAGCCTGGGCGTTGATGAAAGAACACGGGATCGGCGATCCGGTGGTGCATGCGCCTTACCTGATCAATTTGGCCAGTCCAAAAGACGATACCTGGGAGTACGGAATCGGCCTATTGCGGGAGGACATCGACCGCACCGCCTATCTTCAGATTCCTTGGATTGTCTTTCACCCGGGTTCCCATACCGGGGCGGGGATCGAATACGGCATCGAACGGATTGCCACTGGACTCAACCGAATTCTGGATGAGGCGGCGGAGGGGCCGATGGTGCTCCTGGAGACCATGGCGGGAGATGGTTCGAAGGTGGGCAGTCGCTTTGAAGAAATCGCAGAGATCATTCACCGGGTGGATCGTTCGGACCGCCTGGGGGTGTGCGGGGATACCTGTCACTGGTACAGCGCGGGATATGACATCGTGGAGGATTTTGACAAAGTCCTTTATACCTTTGACGATGTGATCGGCATTGAGCGCCTGAAGGTGTTTCATATTAATGACAGCAAAAACCCCTTTGACTCCCGAAAAGACCGGCATGCAAACATCGGGTACGGTTCCATCGGGGCCGAAGTCCTACGGCGCATCTGCCACCATGAAGTGTTGCGGGACCTGCCTTTGATCCTGGAAACGCCGGAGGGTCATTATGGCGAGGAAATTGCCTACCTGAGGGGAGAGACGGATACGCTGCCTCAGATCGACTGA
- the sleB gene encoding spore cortex-lytic enzyme: MRRTIPFAAAILIAVLCLWGSVAPSAQGFANWNWNMMRGSRGVDVTELQGRLRYVNYYHGAIDGVFGWQTYWAVRNFQRDVGLRVDGIAGPATKAALVQRSRGYRPAPAQTSASPATGVGRFSARDIDLLTRVVYGEARGEPYTGQVAVAAVVLNRLEDPRFPHTIPGVIFQPGAFTAVSDGQIWLTPDSEARKAVLDAIRGWDPTGGAIYYFNPATATSRWIWSRPQIKQIGRHIFTR; this comes from the coding sequence GTGCGCAGAACCATTCCTTTCGCGGCCGCGATCCTCATCGCGGTCCTTTGTTTATGGGGGAGCGTAGCCCCTTCCGCTCAAGGGTTCGCCAACTGGAACTGGAACATGATGCGGGGCAGCCGGGGTGTGGACGTGACAGAGCTGCAAGGCCGGCTCCGCTATGTGAACTATTACCACGGAGCCATCGACGGGGTGTTCGGATGGCAGACCTATTGGGCCGTGAGAAATTTCCAGCGCGATGTCGGTCTGCGAGTGGATGGGATCGCCGGCCCCGCCACCAAAGCGGCTCTCGTGCAAAGGTCCCGGGGATACCGACCGGCCCCCGCCCAAACTTCGGCCTCGCCGGCCACCGGGGTCGGGCGGTTCTCCGCCCGGGACATCGACTTGTTGACCCGGGTGGTTTACGGGGAGGCCCGGGGAGAACCCTACACCGGCCAGGTCGCCGTCGCAGCCGTGGTCCTCAACCGTCTGGAAGATCCCCGCTTCCCCCACACCATCCCAGGGGTCATTTTTCAACCCGGGGCCTTTACCGCCGTCTCGGATGGACAGATCTGGCTCACCCCGGACAGCGAGGCCAGAAAAGCGGTCTTGGACGCCATCCGGGGGTGGGATCCCACCGGTGGAGCGATTTACTATTTTAACCCCGCCACCGCCACCTCCCGTTGGATTTGGTCCAGGCCCCAAATCAAACAGATCGGCCGGCACATTTTTACGCGATGA
- a CDS encoding manganese catalase family protein, with protein MWVYEKKLQYPVRVSQCNPRLAKYLIEQYGGADGELAAALRYLNQRYTIPDRIAGLLTDIGTEEFGHLEMIATMVYKLTKDATLEQLREAGLGDHVADHGPALFYHNAAGAPFTATYIQAKGDPITDLYEDIAAEEKARATYQWLIDMSDDPDVNDALRFLREREVVHSQRFREAVEILKQEREQPHIF; from the coding sequence ATGTGGGTATATGAGAAAAAGCTGCAATACCCGGTCCGGGTGAGCCAGTGCAACCCACGGCTCGCCAAATATTTGATCGAACAGTACGGCGGAGCGGATGGGGAGTTGGCGGCCGCCCTCCGATACCTCAATCAGCGTTACACCATTCCCGACCGGATCGCGGGCTTGCTCACGGACATCGGAACCGAAGAGTTTGGTCACCTGGAGATGATCGCCACGATGGTGTACAAACTCACCAAAGATGCGACCCTGGAGCAGTTGCGAGAAGCCGGGCTCGGCGACCACGTGGCAGACCACGGACCGGCACTCTTTTACCACAACGCGGCTGGAGCGCCCTTTACCGCCACCTATATCCAAGCCAAAGGAGACCCGATCACCGACTTGTATGAAGATATTGCCGCCGAAGAGAAAGCCCGGGCGACGTACCAATGGTTGATCGACATGTCCGATGATCCGGATGTGAACGATGCCCTGAGATTTCTGCGGGAGCGGGAAGTGGTTCACTCCCAGCGATTCCGGGAGGCCGTTGAAATCTTAAAACAGGAGCGGGAACAGCCACATATTTTCTAA